The Microbacterium sp. SORGH_AS_0862 genome has a segment encoding these proteins:
- a CDS encoding carbon-nitrogen hydrolase family protein, giving the protein MASVTMAAVAAHFGRDVERTLAKLPGIVEDARDRGVDLLVLPDATIGGYLLDLHHPVEEGDGIPHSVEIDGPEVAAIVALAGDMTVCFGIAERATEGGEQLRYNSAVCVTGDGVLGVHRKVHLPLGESEVYAAGDDFRAFDTPVGRIGMLIDFDKTFPEAARSVALDGAQVIACLSAWPASVTDRSDRIRNDRQAHLFDLYDCARAAENQVYLVSSNQTGVLGGLRFLGQAKVVDPAGEIVAKTWAKGGLAVAEADVSTDIARARRSLNHLAQRAEHAYRLTAPA; this is encoded by the coding sequence ATGGCATCCGTCACGATGGCTGCGGTGGCGGCCCACTTCGGTCGCGACGTCGAGCGGACACTCGCGAAGCTCCCCGGCATCGTCGAGGACGCGCGTGACCGCGGCGTCGACCTCCTCGTCCTCCCGGATGCCACGATCGGCGGCTACCTGCTCGACCTACACCACCCGGTGGAGGAGGGGGACGGCATCCCGCACTCCGTCGAGATCGACGGGCCCGAGGTCGCCGCGATCGTCGCCCTGGCGGGTGACATGACGGTGTGCTTCGGGATCGCGGAACGCGCGACCGAGGGCGGAGAGCAGTTGCGCTACAACTCGGCCGTGTGCGTGACGGGTGACGGCGTGCTCGGGGTGCATCGCAAGGTGCACCTGCCGCTGGGCGAGTCGGAGGTCTACGCCGCCGGCGACGACTTCCGCGCATTCGACACCCCGGTCGGTCGCATCGGCATGCTGATCGACTTCGACAAGACCTTCCCCGAGGCGGCGCGGTCGGTCGCGCTCGACGGCGCCCAGGTCATCGCGTGCCTGAGCGCGTGGCCGGCAAGCGTGACCGACCGTTCCGACCGGATCCGCAACGACCGGCAGGCTCACCTGTTCGACCTGTACGACTGCGCCCGGGCAGCGGAGAACCAGGTCTACCTCGTGTCGTCGAACCAGACCGGCGTGCTGGGCGGCCTGCGGTTCCTCGGGCAGGCGAAGGTCGTCGACCCCGCGGGCGAGATCGTCGCCAAGACCTGGGCGAAGGGCGGGCTCGCCGTCGCCGAGGCCGACGTCTCGACCGACATCGCTCGCGCGCGCCGTTCGCTCAACCACCTGGCACAGCGCGCGGAGCACGCCTACCGACTCACCGCTCCCGCCTGA
- a CDS encoding MFS transporter — protein sequence MSARASRVDELALVVHHRRKSEDRARRVASLFAIERTFERDEGAHRVRATERDVGVRFGDGQDRPGGVDQGNPETVGGNVGGERHILSHREAQDPRGIGAACALFANPIFGRLSDKSTSRFGQRRPFILGGVLVGIIATFFLGAATTVPMIAVAWCIAQVGFNTALAATVAVLPERVPAHKRGRVSAWLGSGSQIGAVAGTFLVQGTGTQGVWMFLAPAALALVLVVIFVAGLKEAPRTRAEVGRFRLADIFTALWINPFRLPAFGLAWVGRFLVWTALALLTTYKTYFLSDHLGLPKEALPNLLFISMLALAASVFVSSLLAGWLSDLVKRRKVFVIAASLGYAAAMIVVATATGFDGFLVGVAIGGLSQGAYMGVDYALVSDVLPDSDTEAAKGMGVFNLSSTVPQTVAPVLAPVLLLIGATPGSQNYVALYVGAAVFALLGAAAIAVIRGVR from the coding sequence ATGAGCGCGCGCGCCAGCCGGGTCGACGAGCTGGCGCTCGTAGTCCACCATCGTCGGAAGTCCGAGGACCGCGCGCGACGGGTGGCGTCCCTCTTCGCGATCGAGAGAACGTTCGAGCGCGACGAGGGTGCCCACCGTGTGCGAGCGACCGAGCGCGATGTCGGCGTTCGCTTCGGCGACGGACAGGATCGCCCCGGCGGAGTCGACCAGGGCAACCCGGAGACGGTCGGTGGAAATGTCGGCGGCGAGCGTCACATCCTGTCGCACCGGGAGGCGCAGGACCCGCGCGGGATCGGCGCTGCCTGCGCACTCTTCGCCAACCCGATCTTCGGGCGCCTCAGCGACAAGTCGACCTCGCGCTTCGGTCAGCGGCGCCCCTTCATCCTCGGCGGCGTGCTTGTGGGGATCATCGCAACGTTCTTCCTGGGCGCGGCGACGACCGTTCCGATGATCGCCGTCGCATGGTGTATCGCGCAGGTAGGCTTCAACACCGCCCTCGCCGCGACCGTGGCCGTGCTGCCCGAGCGCGTTCCCGCACACAAGCGCGGTCGGGTGTCGGCGTGGCTCGGCTCCGGCAGTCAAATCGGGGCCGTCGCCGGAACGTTCCTCGTGCAGGGGACCGGCACGCAGGGCGTGTGGATGTTCCTCGCCCCCGCCGCGCTCGCCCTCGTGCTCGTGGTCATCTTCGTCGCCGGTCTCAAGGAAGCGCCGCGCACCCGCGCGGAGGTCGGCCGGTTCCGTCTCGCCGACATCTTCACCGCGCTGTGGATCAACCCGTTCCGTCTTCCGGCCTTTGGACTCGCGTGGGTGGGTCGCTTCCTCGTCTGGACCGCGCTGGCCCTGCTGACGACGTACAAGACCTACTTCCTCAGCGACCACCTCGGCCTGCCCAAGGAGGCGCTGCCGAATCTGCTCTTCATCTCCATGCTGGCGCTCGCGGCCAGCGTGTTCGTCAGCAGCCTCCTCGCGGGCTGGCTGAGCGACCTCGTGAAACGACGCAAGGTCTTCGTCATCGCCGCCTCGCTCGGCTACGCGGCCGCGATGATCGTCGTGGCCACCGCCACCGGCTTCGACGGGTTCCTCGTCGGCGTCGCGATCGGCGGTCTGTCGCAGGGGGCGTACATGGGCGTCGACTACGCGCTCGTCTCGGACGTACTGCCCGACTCCGACACAGAAGCCGCGAAGGGCATGGGCGTGTTCAACCTGTCCAGCACCGTGCCCCAGACGGTCGCCCCCGTACTCGCCCCGGTGCTCCTGCTGATCGGGGCGACGCCCGGCAGCCAGAATTACGTCGCCCTCTACGTCGGCGCGGCGGTCTTCGCCCTGCTGGGCGCCGCGGCGATCGCCGTCATCCGCGGCGTCCGCTGA
- a CDS encoding carbon-nitrogen hydrolase family protein, translated as MTMKVASVSANFTRDLEQNYALIADLLAQARAEGVTFVAFPEAAIGGYLSSLGNHGDTVKTTKRSMPPAIRLDGPEIARVQELVGDMVVTIGFCELADDGETRYNAAVCLDGENIYGSYRKVHQPLGENMSYSAGDTYRAFDTPVGRVGMQICYDKAFPEAARMLALDGAEIVVSMSAWPAARTATAENLQDDRWTYRFNQFDIARALDNQVFWMASNQSGTFGSLRYVGNAKVVDPGGNILATTLLGTGLAIAEIDVEETFRTMRGGMFHLRDRRPDVYGPVTETAGEHVEGWKELARA; from the coding sequence ATGACGATGAAAGTGGCATCCGTCTCGGCGAACTTCACCCGGGACCTGGAGCAGAACTACGCCCTCATCGCCGACCTGCTGGCGCAAGCCCGCGCCGAAGGGGTGACCTTCGTGGCATTCCCCGAGGCGGCCATCGGGGGATACCTGTCGTCGCTGGGAAACCACGGCGACACAGTGAAGACCACGAAGCGCTCGATGCCGCCGGCCATCCGGCTGGACGGCCCCGAGATCGCGCGCGTGCAGGAGCTCGTCGGCGACATGGTCGTGACGATCGGCTTCTGCGAACTGGCCGACGACGGTGAGACGCGGTACAACGCCGCGGTCTGCCTGGACGGCGAGAACATCTACGGCTCGTACCGCAAGGTGCACCAGCCGCTGGGCGAGAACATGTCGTACTCGGCCGGCGACACCTATCGCGCCTTCGACACCCCCGTCGGACGCGTGGGCATGCAGATCTGCTACGACAAGGCGTTCCCCGAGGCCGCGCGCATGCTCGCCCTCGACGGTGCCGAGATCGTGGTGAGCATGTCGGCGTGGCCCGCGGCGCGCACCGCGACCGCCGAGAACCTGCAGGACGACCGATGGACCTACCGGTTCAACCAGTTCGACATCGCGCGGGCCCTCGACAACCAGGTGTTCTGGATGGCATCCAACCAGTCCGGCACGTTCGGATCGCTCCGCTACGTCGGCAACGCCAAGGTGGTCGACCCGGGCGGCAACATCCTCGCGACGACCTTGCTCGGCACCGGGCTCGCCATCGCCGAGATCGACGTCGAGGAGACGTTCCGGACGATGCGCGGGGGCATGTTCCACCTGCGCGACCGTCGACCCGACGTGTACGGCCCGGTCACCGAGACGGCCGGGGAACACGTCGAGGGATGGAAGGAGCTGGCCCGTGCCTGA
- a CDS encoding MSMEG_0570 family nitrogen starvation response protein translates to MRFAVRWPDGVESSHYSPSLVMHDYLSTGSSYDVADFVARSSEALDAAGERVRAAYGFACTSAMASRDEIVRSAAAYDGGEVTVLLMEPPLPVGAS, encoded by the coding sequence ATGCGTTTCGCGGTGCGCTGGCCCGACGGTGTCGAGTCCTCGCACTACTCGCCGAGCCTCGTGATGCACGACTACCTCTCCACGGGGAGCAGCTACGACGTCGCCGATTTCGTCGCGCGATCGAGTGAGGCCCTGGATGCCGCGGGCGAACGCGTGCGGGCCGCCTACGGCTTCGCATGCACCTCGGCCATGGCATCTCGTGACGAGATCGTGCGGTCGGCGGCTGCCTACGACGGCGGCGAGGTCACCGTGCTGCTCATGGAGCCTCCCCTCCCGGTGGGTGCGTCATGA
- a CDS encoding DsbA family protein translates to MHDLLYVFDAYCGWCYGMAPALHELAADDDIRVTVVHGALFSGANSAPIGRFGHIPDANARIAELTGVAFGPDYERLLSEGRMLLDSDAAARGLAALRANAGEHRALEMAAAMQAAFYRDGRSLSDAETYAVIAADRGLDTAAVRGHLDDDVIAGQARRDQDWLADLGVHSYPMLLLRRGDELVQIGSPTASPAQLRAQIAAAARVVTAPREAAAGLACSSDGCAD, encoded by the coding sequence ATGCACGACCTCCTCTACGTCTTCGACGCCTACTGCGGCTGGTGCTACGGCATGGCGCCGGCCCTGCACGAGCTGGCCGCCGATGACGACATCCGCGTCACCGTGGTCCACGGCGCTCTGTTCTCGGGCGCGAACTCCGCCCCGATCGGGCGCTTCGGCCACATCCCCGACGCGAACGCCCGCATCGCCGAGCTGACCGGTGTCGCCTTCGGCCCCGACTACGAGCGCCTTCTGAGCGAGGGCCGCATGCTGCTGGACTCGGATGCCGCGGCCCGCGGCCTCGCCGCCCTGCGTGCGAACGCGGGCGAGCACCGCGCGCTCGAGATGGCGGCTGCCATGCAGGCGGCGTTCTACCGCGACGGTCGCAGCCTCTCGGATGCCGAGACCTACGCCGTCATCGCGGCCGACCGCGGACTCGACACCGCCGCCGTGAGGGGGCACCTCGACGACGACGTGATCGCCGGCCAGGCCCGACGGGATCAGGATTGGCTCGCCGATCTCGGCGTCCACAGCTACCCGATGCTGCTGCTGCGGCGCGGTGACGAGCTCGTGCAGATCGGAAGCCCGACCGCCTCACCCGCGCAGCTACGGGCGCAGATCGCCGCCGCGGCGCGGGTCGTGACGGCACCGCGGGAGGCCGCCGCGGGGCTCGCGTGCAGCTCGGACGGCTGCGCCGACTGA
- a CDS encoding MSMEG_0569 family flavin-dependent oxidoreductase gives MIAVDLQPGDHYSAVIVGGGQAGLSVSWHLAQAGVRHVVIERDSAGHEWRDGRWDNFTLVTPNWHCRLPGYAYDGPDPDGFMTRDEVYAWVRGYADTFGAPIAAGVEVRRVDRRDDGVFVVQTSAGEITADAVTSATGGYHRPITPSWADDLPERIVQMHSHHYRNAGQLPGSVLVVGTGQSGTQIAEDLHLEGRQVHLAVGRAPRVARFYRGRDCMTWLADMGVYDVPVGEQAAAKRAATNHYVTGRDGGRDIDLRLFAAQGMGLHGRAIGVADGSLAFDDSLTANLDRADSVAESIKNDIDAYIAREGIDAPVEERYRPVWTPPAGPTQLDLDEIDAVVWAIGFRADWSWLGDLDVLDASGHPAHERGVTAVPGFTFVGLPWLHTWGSGRFHAIARDAEHVATSIVAGSRSVLAVR, from the coding sequence ATGATCGCCGTCGACCTGCAGCCGGGCGACCACTACTCCGCGGTCATCGTCGGCGGCGGCCAGGCGGGCCTCTCGGTCAGCTGGCACCTCGCGCAGGCGGGCGTGCGGCACGTCGTGATCGAGCGGGACTCCGCGGGGCACGAGTGGCGCGACGGCCGGTGGGACAACTTCACCCTCGTGACCCCCAACTGGCACTGCCGGCTTCCCGGTTACGCCTACGACGGCCCCGACCCCGACGGGTTCATGACTCGCGACGAGGTCTACGCCTGGGTGCGCGGCTACGCCGACACGTTCGGCGCTCCGATCGCCGCGGGCGTGGAGGTGCGGCGGGTCGACCGTCGCGACGACGGCGTGTTCGTCGTGCAGACCAGCGCGGGCGAGATCACCGCGGATGCCGTCACCTCGGCGACCGGGGGCTATCACCGCCCCATCACGCCGTCGTGGGCCGACGACCTGCCCGAGCGCATCGTGCAGATGCACTCGCACCACTACCGCAATGCGGGACAGCTCCCGGGTTCGGTGCTCGTGGTGGGGACGGGGCAGTCGGGCACGCAGATCGCCGAGGACCTCCACCTCGAGGGGCGCCAGGTGCACCTCGCCGTGGGGCGCGCGCCGCGCGTGGCGCGGTTCTACCGCGGGCGGGACTGCATGACGTGGCTCGCCGACATGGGCGTCTACGACGTGCCGGTGGGTGAGCAGGCCGCCGCCAAACGCGCGGCGACCAACCACTACGTCACCGGGCGCGACGGCGGACGCGACATCGACCTCCGCCTCTTCGCGGCGCAGGGGATGGGCCTCCACGGACGGGCGATCGGCGTCGCCGACGGAAGCCTCGCGTTCGACGACAGCCTCACGGCCAACCTCGACCGGGCCGACTCAGTCGCCGAGTCGATCAAGAACGATATCGACGCCTACATCGCCCGCGAGGGGATCGACGCTCCCGTCGAGGAGCGCTACCGGCCGGTGTGGACGCCGCCCGCGGGTCCCACGCAGCTCGACCTCGACGAGATCGATGCCGTCGTCTGGGCGATCGGCTTCCGTGCGGACTGGTCGTGGCTCGGCGATCTCGACGTGCTCGATGCGAGCGGTCACCCGGCGCACGAGCGTGGAGTCACGGCGGTGCCCGGGTTCACGTTCGTGGGACTCCCATGGCTGCACACGTGGGGCTCGGGCCGTTTCCACGCGATCGCACGGGATGCCGAGCACGTCGCCACCTCGATCGTGGCGGGGTCGCGGAGCGTCCTCGCGGTGCGCTGA
- a CDS encoding NAD(P)-dependent oxidoreductase, giving the protein MAKVVVFGSTGYAGGNIAAELTHRGHEVIGVSRSGGETAEGVASVAGSIFDETFVREITADAQHIVVALPATARQEGEPNLIVALPAVVSAALAAGARLGVVGGAGSLAVAEGGPRLVDTDEFPAAFAPEARAHGEILDALRDSDAALDWFYLSPAATFGSWNPGQRTGTFRLGGDVLLTDAEGTSAISGADYAIAFVDEIEKHAHPRARFSVAY; this is encoded by the coding sequence ATGGCAAAGGTCGTCGTCTTCGGCTCCACCGGCTACGCGGGAGGCAACATCGCCGCGGAGCTCACCCACCGCGGCCACGAGGTCATCGGGGTCTCGCGCTCGGGCGGCGAGACCGCCGAGGGCGTGGCATCCGTCGCCGGCTCGATCTTCGACGAGACGTTCGTGCGCGAGATCACGGCCGACGCGCAGCACATCGTCGTCGCCCTGCCCGCGACCGCGCGCCAGGAGGGCGAGCCGAACCTGATCGTCGCCCTGCCTGCGGTCGTCTCCGCCGCCCTGGCGGCGGGAGCGCGCCTCGGCGTCGTGGGCGGCGCCGGTTCGCTCGCCGTCGCCGAAGGCGGCCCGCGCCTGGTCGACACCGACGAGTTCCCCGCCGCCTTCGCACCCGAGGCACGCGCGCACGGCGAGATCCTCGACGCGCTGCGCGACAGCGACGCCGCCCTCGACTGGTTCTACCTCAGCCCCGCCGCCACCTTCGGCTCGTGGAACCCCGGCCAGCGCACCGGCACCTTCCGCCTGGGCGGCGACGTGCTGCTGACGGATGCCGAGGGCACCTCCGCGATCTCGGGCGCCGACTACGCCATCGCCTTCGTCGACGAGATCGAGAAGCACGCTCACCCCCGCGCGCGCTTCTCTGTGGCTTACTGA
- a CDS encoding helix-turn-helix domain-containing protein, which yields MDEVLGFDPYNPDCPSRQLVDRIGDRWTILVIGVLSNGPARHGDLARRVAGISPKMLSQTLKGLERDGLLTRTVQPTSPPHAIYELTERGASLGPLLLAVENWARAHMQDVLDARHAFDEAAPR from the coding sequence ATGGACGAGGTACTCGGCTTCGACCCGTACAACCCCGACTGCCCCAGCCGGCAGCTGGTGGACCGGATCGGCGACCGCTGGACGATTCTCGTCATCGGCGTCCTCTCGAACGGACCCGCGCGCCACGGCGATCTCGCACGACGAGTCGCCGGCATCTCCCCCAAGATGCTGTCTCAAACGTTGAAGGGTCTCGAACGCGACGGTCTGCTCACTCGCACCGTCCAACCCACGAGCCCGCCCCACGCGATCTACGAGCTGACCGAACGCGGCGCGAGCCTCGGCCCCCTGCTGCTCGCGGTCGAGAACTGGGCTCGCGCCCACATGCAGGACGTGCTCGACGCGCGTCACGCGTTCGACGAAGCCGCCCCCCGATGA
- a CDS encoding MSMEG_0565 family glycosyltransferase: MRIAQLTYSTKPRGGVVHTLALAEALAARGHEVEVWTLGRGDDTAFFRPVDPRVRVRVVPFPPRDGEGVGERIERSIDLMGAALDPDADIVHAQDCISANAALRRGIPVVRTIHHLDAFTTPQLVACHDRAVVEPVARLCVSRAVAREVEEGYGVRPEVIANGVDAERFAAAAEAHDARAQWRTELGAYVLALGGIEPRKGSLDLLEAYALTRDEHPDVRLVFGGGETLFDYREYRDRFEARAAELGIRPIILGPVDDAALPALVAEARALAFVSTKEGFGLAAMEALAAATPVVARDLPVIREVFGDAVLYASTPSEIAAQLDAVLRGRASVDTAAGVELARAHTWDRAARTHEEFYARVPLASPR, translated from the coding sequence ATGCGCATCGCGCAGCTGACCTACTCCACGAAGCCCCGCGGCGGGGTCGTGCACACGCTCGCGCTCGCCGAGGCGCTCGCCGCACGCGGCCACGAGGTCGAGGTGTGGACGCTGGGGCGCGGCGACGACACCGCGTTCTTCCGTCCGGTCGACCCGCGCGTCCGCGTGCGCGTCGTGCCCTTCCCGCCGCGCGACGGCGAGGGCGTGGGGGAGCGCATCGAGCGCTCGATCGATCTGATGGGCGCGGCGCTGGACCCGGATGCCGACATCGTCCACGCGCAGGACTGCATCTCGGCGAACGCGGCGCTTCGTCGCGGCATCCCGGTCGTCCGAACGATCCACCACCTCGACGCGTTCACGACGCCGCAGCTCGTGGCGTGCCACGACCGTGCGGTCGTCGAACCGGTGGCGCGACTGTGCGTCTCGCGGGCCGTCGCGCGCGAGGTCGAGGAGGGGTACGGCGTACGCCCCGAGGTGATCGCGAACGGGGTGGATGCCGAACGGTTCGCCGCCGCGGCCGAGGCACACGATGCCCGGGCGCAGTGGCGGACGGAGCTCGGCGCCTACGTCCTGGCCCTCGGGGGCATCGAGCCGCGCAAGGGCTCCCTCGACCTGCTCGAGGCCTACGCCCTCACCCGCGACGAGCATCCCGATGTGCGCCTGGTGTTCGGCGGCGGCGAGACCCTGTTCGACTACCGCGAGTACCGGGACCGCTTCGAAGCGCGCGCGGCGGAGCTCGGCATCCGTCCGATCATCCTCGGGCCGGTCGACGACGCCGCGCTGCCGGCCCTCGTCGCCGAGGCCCGCGCGCTCGCATTCGTCTCGACCAAGGAAGGCTTCGGCCTGGCGGCGATGGAGGCGCTCGCCGCGGCCACGCCGGTGGTCGCGCGAGACCTGCCGGTGATCCGCGAGGTGTTCGGCGACGCGGTGCTCTACGCGTCGACGCCATCCGAGATCGCAGCCCAGCTCGACGCGGTGCTGCGCGGACGGGCGTCGGTCGACACGGCCGCCGGGGTCGAGCTCGCCCGCGCCCACACCTGGGACCGCGCGGCGCGAACGCACGAGGAGTTCTACGCCCGCGTGCCGCTGGCGAGCCCGCGATGA
- a CDS encoding ROK family protein, translating into MPSWTDGATVDEFSSALGIPVTIANGATLATLAELRLGAGRGRKNFIVLGIGHEGIGSGIVVDGRVFEGARGFAGEISHVSVHADGVICPCGQRGCLAAETANQLRLFLQARGVDMNAEAYEELSTASAQGDPAVRRLFADIGWQIGRAVGSVANVFDPDAVIINDTLTEVGDDAVTQSLVRSITQHTHPGITAGMTVVASDLKHTSILAGAGLL; encoded by the coding sequence ATGCCGAGTTGGACCGACGGTGCGACCGTCGACGAGTTCTCGTCGGCGCTCGGCATCCCCGTCACGATCGCCAACGGTGCGACGCTCGCCACCCTCGCCGAGCTCCGCCTCGGGGCGGGGCGCGGGAGAAAGAACTTCATCGTCCTCGGGATCGGTCACGAAGGGATCGGCTCCGGCATCGTCGTCGACGGTCGCGTGTTCGAGGGGGCGCGTGGCTTCGCCGGTGAGATCAGTCACGTCAGCGTTCACGCCGACGGCGTCATCTGTCCCTGCGGGCAACGCGGTTGCCTCGCAGCCGAGACGGCGAACCAGCTCCGGCTGTTCCTCCAGGCGCGCGGGGTCGACATGAACGCGGAGGCGTACGAAGAGCTGTCGACCGCGTCGGCGCAGGGCGACCCCGCCGTTCGGCGTCTGTTCGCCGACATCGGCTGGCAGATCGGTCGAGCCGTCGGCAGTGTCGCCAACGTCTTCGACCCCGACGCCGTGATCATCAACGACACCCTGACCGAGGTGGGCGACGACGCGGTGACGCAGAGCCTCGTCCGCAGCATCACGCAGCACACCCACCCCGGCATCACGGCGGGGATGACGGTCGTGGCCTCCGACCTGAAGCACACGTCGATCCTGGCGGGGGCGGGACTGCTCTGA
- a CDS encoding AMP-binding protein — MTEQTFSAILAERARADPDEPLVVDSAGAMTARELDAAASALAHELLRRGVRRDDLVAVSLRNGRDFLVACFGIWRAGATPQPLSTELTAAERGALEALAVPAAAVGSRPASPGIAWLPGARVAPRGGELPDTAASCWKAPATSGSTGRPKIVRAAAPASLDPSRPVAEFLPRRATQIVAGPLWHSAVFTYAFRGLLTGHRLVILDRFDPAAWVTAVETHRATWGLLVPTMMTRLLRLPPEVRAAERVASIESVLHMGAPCPPALKRDFIDWLGPERVDEVYAGSESNGLTRITGTEWLERPGSVGRPIGGTGVRIRDERGDDVPVGEAGLVWMRRGSAAAYSYVGAASRRDAAGWDTLGDIGHVDADGYLFLHDRSDDMINRGGDRIAPATVEAVLDAHPAVVEAVAFGVPDDEWGRVVHAAVRLTDATALPVVAAAARSQLGRRAPAVLHLSITPLRNDAGKVRRSALAERFVG, encoded by the coding sequence ATGACCGAGCAGACATTCTCGGCGATCCTCGCTGAGCGCGCGCGGGCCGATCCCGACGAGCCTCTCGTCGTGGACAGTGCCGGGGCGATGACGGCGAGGGAGCTGGATGCCGCGGCCTCGGCGCTCGCGCACGAACTCCTCCGCCGTGGTGTGCGGCGCGACGACCTCGTCGCGGTGTCGCTGCGCAACGGGCGTGACTTCTTGGTCGCGTGCTTCGGGATCTGGCGGGCGGGCGCGACGCCGCAGCCCCTGTCGACCGAGCTGACCGCGGCGGAGCGCGGTGCCCTGGAGGCGCTGGCCGTGCCCGCGGCCGCCGTGGGGTCGCGGCCCGCGTCGCCGGGGATCGCGTGGCTGCCCGGGGCGCGCGTGGCCCCGCGCGGCGGCGAGCTGCCGGATACGGCGGCATCGTGCTGGAAGGCCCCGGCGACCTCGGGCTCGACGGGACGGCCCAAGATCGTGCGCGCCGCCGCGCCCGCGAGCCTGGACCCCTCGCGCCCGGTCGCGGAGTTCCTGCCCCGCCGGGCGACGCAGATCGTCGCCGGACCCCTGTGGCACTCGGCCGTGTTCACCTACGCGTTCCGCGGCCTGCTGACGGGCCACCGTCTCGTCATCCTCGATCGGTTCGACCCCGCGGCGTGGGTCACGGCCGTCGAGACGCACCGGGCGACGTGGGGACTGCTGGTTCCGACGATGATGACGCGACTGCTGCGTCTTCCGCCCGAGGTGCGGGCGGCCGAACGGGTCGCCAGTATCGAGAGCGTGCTGCACATGGGGGCTCCGTGCCCGCCCGCTCTCAAGCGCGACTTCATCGACTGGCTCGGTCCCGAGCGCGTCGACGAGGTCTACGCCGGTAGCGAGTCGAACGGTCTCACCCGCATCACGGGCACCGAGTGGCTCGAGCGCCCGGGCAGCGTCGGTCGCCCGATCGGGGGCACCGGCGTGCGCATCCGAGACGAGCGGGGCGATGATGTCCCGGTCGGGGAGGCAGGACTGGTCTGGATGCGCCGCGGCTCCGCGGCAGCCTACTCATACGTCGGCGCGGCGTCGCGCCGCGACGCCGCGGGTTGGGACACCCTCGGCGACATCGGACACGTGGACGCCGACGGTTACCTGTTCCTGCACGACCGGTCCGACGACATGATCAACCGCGGGGGCGACAGGATCGCCCCCGCCACAGTCGAGGCGGTGCTCGACGCGCACCCCGCGGTCGTCGAAGCCGTCGCTTTCGGCGTGCCCGACGACGAATGGGGGCGAGTCGTCCACGCGGCCGTCCGGCTGACGGATGCCACGGCGCTCCCGGTTGTCGCCGCGGCGGCGCGGTCTCAGCTGGGACGGCGCGCTCCCGCCGTCCTGCACCTGTCGATCACGCCGCTACGCAACGACGCCGGGAAGGTGCGGCGGTCGGCGCTGGCGGAGCGGTTCGTCGGCTGA